A genomic window from Chitinophaga pollutisoli includes:
- a CDS encoding ATP-binding protein, which produces MNILDLIIHDREQVQLDSVFLDDNSRRMCRQLIREHHFIAELHKYGLPVNNKLLLHGASGCGKTMTAKALAHAMHKNIYILNLSNIVSARIGETSQHLKQVFDKAARENAVLFLDEFDQIAKARGNDAQDVGEMRRLVNTLLQLIDYYPEKSLLICATNHPEIIDAALMRRFQVRIAFEVPADAVLDHYYDQLLARFPDDIADMERRYGISFAEAKDYCFTIAKARLIGKWEKEQALTAELQAQ; this is translated from the coding sequence ATGAATATTTTGGATCTGATCATTCATGACAGGGAACAGGTGCAGCTGGACAGTGTTTTCCTCGACGACAACAGCAGGCGGATGTGCCGACAGCTCATCCGGGAGCACCATTTCATCGCCGAGCTTCACAAATACGGCTTACCCGTCAACAATAAGCTTTTGCTGCATGGCGCTTCCGGTTGCGGCAAAACGATGACGGCCAAAGCGCTGGCCCATGCCATGCATAAGAACATCTACATCCTGAATCTCAGCAATATCGTGAGCGCCCGCATCGGGGAAACATCGCAGCACCTGAAGCAGGTGTTCGACAAAGCCGCGCGGGAAAACGCCGTTCTTTTCCTGGACGAGTTCGACCAGATCGCCAAAGCGCGGGGGAACGACGCGCAGGACGTAGGGGAGATGCGCAGGCTGGTGAATACGCTGCTCCAGCTGATCGACTATTACCCCGAAAAATCACTGCTCATCTGCGCCACCAACCACCCCGAGATCATCGACGCCGCGCTGATGCGGAGGTTCCAGGTGAGGATCGCCTTCGAAGTACCGGCCGACGCGGTTTTGGATCATTATTACGACCAGCTGCTGGCCCGGTTCCCGGACGATATCGCCGATATGGAACGCCGCTACGGGATTTCCTTTGCCGAAGCGAAGGATTACTGTTTTACGATCGCCAAAGCGCGGCTCATCGGGAAGTGGGAAAAGGAACAGGCCCTCACCGCCGAGCTGCAGGCACAATAA
- a CDS encoding cold shock domain-containing protein, whose product MRFRKTNNDKGKSLEDMLAYVDENGNLTPFAPKGGTESVPLHELAAMAKVRSRPPEDSTRTGFVSFFNSTKGFGFITEDNSKDSIFFHNNQLSQQVKEKDRVSFTKERSPRGYNAANVKLID is encoded by the coding sequence GAGATTCCGTAAGACCAACAATGACAAGGGCAAAAGCCTGGAAGATATGCTGGCTTACGTAGACGAAAACGGCAACCTTACTCCTTTTGCGCCTAAGGGAGGCACCGAAAGCGTTCCGTTACACGAATTGGCTGCCATGGCCAAAGTGCGGTCCAGGCCGCCGGAAGACAGCACCCGCACCGGGTTCGTTTCTTTCTTCAATTCCACCAAGGGCTTCGGGTTTATCACGGAAGACAATTCGAAAGATAGTATCTTCTTCCATAACAACCAGCTGTCGCAGCAGGTAAAGGAAAAAGACAGGGTATCCTTCACGAAGGAAAGATCTCCTCGCGGTTACAACGCTGCGAATGTAAAACTGATTGATTAA
- a CDS encoding dihydrofolate reductase family protein has protein sequence MRKLILQVQLTLDGFVAGPEGQLDWMWLSGDIDPAGMEKVIALADSCDTILMGRKMTPGFVKYWESVVDNQPGSGEQPLAQRMVNMQKIVFSKTLDTMPGRNLRVENGDLGTVVQSLKQQPGKDMIAYGGATFASALISLGLVDAYYIFLNPVAIGQGLPIFKETTPLQLENHTAYKNGKMVLEYLPVRKELLPAK, from the coding sequence ATGCGGAAATTAATCTTGCAGGTACAGCTCACGCTGGATGGTTTTGTAGCAGGACCGGAAGGGCAGCTCGACTGGATGTGGCTCTCGGGCGACATCGACCCGGCCGGTATGGAAAAGGTCATCGCGCTGGCCGACAGCTGCGATACCATCCTCATGGGGCGCAAAATGACCCCGGGCTTCGTCAAATATTGGGAGAGCGTGGTTGATAACCAGCCCGGCAGCGGCGAGCAGCCCCTGGCGCAGCGGATGGTAAATATGCAGAAGATCGTTTTCAGCAAGACCCTGGATACCATGCCCGGCCGGAACCTCCGGGTGGAGAACGGGGACCTGGGCACGGTGGTCCAATCCCTGAAACAGCAACCCGGCAAAGACATGATCGCCTATGGCGGCGCCACTTTCGCCAGCGCGTTGATCAGCCTCGGACTGGTTGACGCTTATTACATTTTCCTGAATCCCGTGGCCATCGGGCAGGGGCTCCCCATTTTCAAGGAAACCACGCCGCTGCAACTGGAAAACCACACGGCTTACAAAAACGGGAAAATGGTACTGGAATACCTCCCCGTGCGGAAAGAGCTGCTGCCCGCAAAATAG
- a CDS encoding GNAT family N-acetyltransferase — protein MESGGAFAIIWKETGRMIGSTRIYEPDEQDNSVFVGYTFYTRDFWGKGINQAVKKMMLDYLFQYVDKVYFHIGAANIRSQIAITRLGAEKIAEESVAYVGEAPRLNFKYRIVKKPVQG, from the coding sequence ATGGAAAGCGGGGGCGCTTTTGCCATCATCTGGAAAGAAACGGGCCGGATGATCGGCAGCACGCGGATCTACGAGCCCGACGAACAAGATAACTCCGTATTCGTGGGATACACTTTCTATACCAGGGATTTCTGGGGAAAAGGCATCAATCAGGCCGTTAAAAAGATGATGCTCGACTACCTGTTCCAATACGTGGACAAGGTATATTTCCATATCGGTGCGGCTAATATCCGTTCCCAGATCGCCATTACGCGCCTTGGCGCTGAAAAGATCGCTGAAGAAAGCGTGGCTTATGTGGGCGAAGCGCCGCGGCTGAATTTTAAGTATAGGATCGTCAAAAAACCGGTACAAGGCTGA